The following proteins come from a genomic window of Halorussus halophilus:
- a CDS encoding class I SAM-dependent methyltransferase, with amino-acid sequence MDENADATERREIRATYDRIAAHFSSTREYAWPEVEQFLDGVSGGGVALDLGCGNGRHAELLAQNAARVVGVDASRGLLEEADSRATERAFDVDLLQADAARLPLQAESIGVAVYVATLHHLPTREARVGSLDELARVLTPEGRALVSAWSTAHDKFDQTEGFDTEVDWTLPGGETVPRFYHIYAPDEFEEDIEASDLEFVEFEISSGNCYAQVRAAKQ; translated from the coding sequence ATGGACGAGAACGCCGACGCCACCGAGCGCCGCGAGATACGGGCGACCTACGACCGCATCGCGGCCCACTTCTCCTCGACCCGCGAGTACGCGTGGCCGGAAGTCGAGCAGTTTCTGGACGGCGTGTCGGGGGGCGGAGTCGCGCTGGACCTCGGCTGTGGCAACGGCCGCCACGCCGAACTGCTCGCGCAGAACGCCGCCAGAGTCGTCGGCGTAGACGCGAGCCGAGGACTGCTCGAAGAGGCCGACAGCCGAGCGACCGAGCGTGCGTTCGACGTTGACCTCCTGCAAGCCGACGCCGCGCGACTCCCGCTGCAAGCGGAGAGTATCGGCGTGGCGGTGTACGTCGCTACGCTCCACCACCTGCCCACGAGGGAAGCCAGAGTCGGAAGCTTAGACGAATTGGCCCGCGTTCTGACACCTGAAGGCCGTGCGCTGGTCAGCGCGTGGAGTACCGCGCACGACAAGTTCGACCAAACTGAGGGCTTCGATACAGAGGTAGACTGGACCCTGCCCGGCGGCGAGACGGTCCCGCGGTTCTATCACATCTACGCGCCAGACGAGTTCGAGGAAGATATCGAGGCCAGCGACCTCGAATTCGTAGAGTTCGAGATTTCGAGCGGCAACTGCTACGCACAAGTGCGCGCCGCGAAACAGTAA
- a CDS encoding glycosyltransferase family 4 protein, which translates to MKVSHYFEWESAITGGHHQSVQNQRKILEERGIDYTTDPTTDADLLHLNNMGPRSVFYAAKARRNDVPVLVHAHQTAEDFEESFAFSNVLAKPLKPYLRRAYSLADHLVCPSEHTKAVMEGYTDTPKTVVSNGFDAEKLDGFESLRQEYLERYDLDPPVVFNVAHVIERKGLRSFVETARRMPDTDFVWFGYLNPTGNDGVFDRLLTSSKVEELVENAPQNCTFTGYVEDIRGAFAAGDVFFFPTKNENEGMALLEAMSCGTPPVIRNIDTYHWLEDGRHCLKAEGSFEEELLKLIEDEQRRRELGETAEQKSREFRLANVGDELVELYQRLV; encoded by the coding sequence ATGAAGGTGAGCCACTACTTCGAGTGGGAGTCGGCCATCACGGGCGGGCACCACCAGTCGGTCCAGAACCAGCGCAAGATACTGGAAGAACGCGGCATCGACTACACTACCGACCCCACGACGGACGCTGACCTGCTCCACCTCAACAACATGGGGCCTCGCTCGGTGTTCTACGCCGCGAAGGCTCGCCGGAACGACGTTCCTGTCTTGGTTCACGCCCACCAGACGGCCGAGGACTTCGAGGAGAGTTTTGCGTTCTCGAACGTGTTGGCGAAGCCACTGAAACCGTACCTTCGGCGGGCCTACTCGCTGGCGGACCACCTCGTCTGCCCGTCTGAGCATACGAAGGCGGTGATGGAAGGCTACACCGACACACCGAAGACCGTCGTCAGCAACGGCTTCGACGCCGAGAAATTGGACGGCTTCGAGTCACTGCGCCAAGAGTATCTGGAGCGGTACGACCTTGACCCGCCGGTCGTGTTCAACGTCGCACACGTCATCGAGCGCAAAGGCCTGCGGAGTTTCGTCGAGACCGCCCGTCGAATGCCCGACACCGACTTCGTCTGGTTCGGCTACCTCAACCCGACCGGCAACGACGGCGTCTTCGACCGACTGCTCACGAGTTCGAAAGTCGAGGAACTGGTCGAGAACGCACCCCAAAACTGCACCTTCACCGGCTACGTCGAGGACATCCGCGGCGCGTTCGCGGCCGGAGACGTGTTCTTCTTCCCGACGAAGAACGAGAACGAGGGGATGGCCCTGTTGGAAGCGATGTCGTGTGGAACACCGCCCGTGATTCGAAACATCGACACGTACCACTGGCTGGAGGACGGTCGTCACTGCCTGAAGGCTGAGGGAAGCTTCGAAGAAGAACTACTGAAACTCATCGAGGACGAACAGCGACGACGCGAGTTGGGAGAGACTGCCGAGCAGAAGAGCCGCGAATTTCGGTTGGCGAACGTTGGCGACGAACTCGTCGAACTGTATCAGCGTCTCGTCTAG